A genome region from Micromonospora peucetia includes the following:
- a CDS encoding type I polyketide synthase, with protein sequence MANEDKLRDYLKRVMADLHDTRRRLSEAQSQELEPVAIVAMSCRLPGGVRNPDDLWELLRDGRDAVAPFPDDRGWDLERLYHPDPDHPGTSYAREGGFVDGAGDFDSAFFGISPREALTMDPQQRLLLETSWEAVEAAGIDPASLRGSRTGVFVGTNGQDYGTLLMLSPDGDEGHSMTGGAAAVASGRVSYALGLEGPAVSIDTACSSSLVALHLAVQALRAGECDLALAGGVTVMATPGLYIGSSRQRALSPDGRCRSFAAGADGAGFSEGVGWLLVERLSDARRNGHRVLGVVRGSAVNQDGASNGLTAPNGPAQQRVISQALASARLSTADVDVLEAHGTGTKLGDPIEAQALIATYGQDRGEAPPLLLGSVKSNIGHAQAAAGVAGVIKIVLAMRHGIVPATLHVDAPSPHIDWTAGAVELAVEARPWPETGRVRRAAVSSFGISGTNAHVIIEQPAEPAEDRPTDSAPGLVAADALLWPVSARSKAALVGQAARLTSYLREREGLDPAAVSWSLAATRSTFDHRAAVVGSSIDELLAGLDAVAAGLPAGNVISGVASSPGAGPVFVFPGQGAQSARMAAGLVGRTPVFDARLAECQRALAPYLDVDLVSVLTGDDESWLERVEVVQPVLWAVGIALAAVWQNAGVTPAAVIGHSQGEIGAACVAGILSLDDAAKAVALRSRALTVLRGTGTMASVDLSADAVTERLPGFPGVGVAAVNGPSTVVVSGPPQHVADLVEACQAEGIRARLIPVDYASHSPAVQEVAEQLRADLADIAPQPGHTRLVSTLTGDWADPISMGADHWYDNLRQTVLFDPAVRVAVAAGHTTFVEISPHPVLTMPVTAILDDTGVTGHTLGSLRRDDDDPTRLLTSLATAHAIGLPVDLTSVLPATATVDLPTYAFDHHRYWPAPPVFPTGPDDEPDIDRWRYRVTWQAVPDLPLTWLAGTWLVPVPAALGEDPLVTDVLAALGNFGADVVPVELDATDDPAAQAERLRAALPGPDGPVAVLSLLGLDERAHPEHPATSLAVSGTALLVQALGSLGVEAPLWCATRRAVAVCADDPPPHPVAAAVWGLGRAVALEHPGRWGGLLDLPDTLDPQTGALLCAALGDSGGEDQFAEDQPADGGGEDQLAVRDSGVFVRRLARITEPEPTASAETGDDAWRMRGTVLITGGTGGLGGHLARWAARCGAAHVLLASRRGPDAPGAAELEAELTDLGVRVTVARCDVTDRAQVADLLAAAPGDAPVTAVLHTAAVLDDGIVDTVTPQRLHTVAAPKCAAALHLDELTRDLDLDAFVLFSSVAGTTGNAGQGAYGAANAFLDALAERRRAEGRPALSVAWGAWSGAGLPADNERAQQRLRRGGMVGMDPGLAVEALARALRRGETTTMVADIDWARFAPAFTLVRPSPLIGDLAEVGEATRQVPQTAEDEADVPSALARRLTGLAPAERTAALLELVRQCAATALGYGAADDIPATLPFRDLGLDSLTAVDMRNFLAAATDLRLPATLAFDYPNPTVLAAHLDELLTGAAPDVATPAPAATAEDDEPIAIVAMSCRLPGGADTPEQLWQLLAGGGDAIGEFPTDRGWDLDRLFDSDPEKEGTSYAREGGFVTGAADFDPGFFGISPREALAMDPQQRLLLEASWEAIERAGIDPQALRGSPTGVFVGTNYQDYRNLMFSAEGAEGHLMTGNAGSVLSGRVSYTLGLEGPAVSVDTACSSSLVALHWACQALRRSECSLALVGGVTVMSTPGVFVGFSRQRGLAPDSRVKAFASAADGTSWGEGLGLLLVERLSDARRNGHPVLAVIRGSAVNQDGASNGLTAPNGPSQQRVIRQALANAGLTPADVDAVEAHGTGTRLGDPIEAQALLATYGRERPADQPLWLGSIKSNIGHTQAAAGVAGIIKMVLALRHGYLPQTLHVDEPTNQVDWTVGAVELLGEGRPWPVTGHPRRAAVSSFGISGTNAHTILEQAPEPSVAAQPTGDPARLPVAPVLLSGRTTVALAAQAGRWADQLTGLEAPRTVDVGWSSAISRATLEHRAVVLATDRIALGAGLRALGTGEDSPLVVTGVAASRPKVAYLFSGQGAQRAGMGRELAEAFPVFAAALDEVCAVLDPHLPRPLKPVLFAEAGTPDAESLDRTEFTQPALFAVEVALFRLLEAWGVRPDAVAGHSIGEFAAAHAAGVLSLADAAELVAARGRLMQALPAGGAMLAIAATEAEVTAALGDRADRVSVAAVNGPTAVVVSGAGDAVEELAAEWTARGVRIRRLTVSHAFHSPLMDPVLDDLTAVAGRLRYQAPTIPMISTVTGAPVDATEIGTSEYWVRHARDAVRFADAVAALRERNVTGYVEIGPDGVLTALAQAVLAEDAPTGGRAPLVVPALRRDRSEPNTLLRAVAALHTHGVSPDWSTLYEGTGAQRVDLPTYTFDRQRYWPEPPPWAALAAEDDRTEVERRFWAAVEAEDLESLARDLDVHRDQPFGTVLPALSAWRRRGRERSLVDGSRYRVVWEPIAEAPEEQDPGRWLVLLPADRADDPGLDSCTWTLGTDVTTVPVDTAADPDGLCGQLTDVLTEALGAGAGPLSILSFLGLDEAPHAEHPALPRGLAATVHLLQQLTDLNASARLWCVTQGAVGVGEGEVPANPRQAMLWGLGRVAALEQPARWAGLVDLPIDLEPWTAMRLGGILTGGGAEDQLAVRESGVLVRRLAPAVTAGEPEPWQPRGTVLITGGTGALGGHVARWVAGAGAERVVLTSRRGTDTPGATELLAELTGLGVDCRVARCDAADRSAVAELLADLRREGPPLRAVLHAAGVSEVVPLADTTLEDLAYVIAPKLSGAEHLDELLDGAELDAFVLFSSISAVWGSGGQGAYAAGNAYLDALAERRRGRGLAATSVAWGPWTESGMFTEGAPEQLRRRGLRVMPPGVAMAGLRHALAAGDTCVTVADVDWAVFQPLFTVLRPSPLLADLPAVRALALTPADPADASAPVARDLLAGLRALPGDERRAALLEMVRVDAAKVLGHSSGDVIETDRGFLDLGFDSLTAVELRNLLTAATGHDLPTTVVFDYPTPAGLADHLYEELFGNGGGDAGDGGDEESVRRALAAIPLDELRQAGLLDQLLQLARTSAGPVAVAPAAPAASPAPEAQIRELDVAGLVRMALEGSDS encoded by the coding sequence ATGGCCAATGAAGACAAGCTCCGCGACTACCTCAAGCGGGTCATGGCTGATCTCCACGACACCCGCCGCCGGCTCAGTGAGGCACAGTCCCAGGAACTGGAGCCGGTGGCGATCGTGGCGATGAGCTGCCGGTTGCCGGGCGGGGTGCGCAACCCCGACGACCTGTGGGAGCTGTTGCGGGACGGCCGGGACGCCGTCGCGCCCTTCCCCGACGACCGGGGCTGGGACCTGGAGCGGCTCTACCACCCCGACCCCGACCACCCGGGCACGTCGTACGCCCGGGAGGGTGGGTTCGTCGACGGGGCCGGGGACTTCGACTCCGCCTTCTTCGGCATCTCGCCCCGCGAGGCGCTGACCATGGACCCCCAGCAACGGTTGCTGCTGGAGACGTCCTGGGAGGCGGTCGAGGCCGCCGGGATCGATCCGGCCTCGCTGCGCGGCAGCCGGACCGGGGTGTTCGTCGGCACCAACGGGCAGGACTACGGCACCCTGCTGATGTTGTCGCCGGACGGCGACGAGGGGCACTCGATGACCGGGGGAGCGGCGGCCGTCGCGTCGGGCCGGGTGTCGTACGCCCTCGGGCTGGAGGGGCCCGCCGTCTCCATCGACACGGCCTGCTCCTCGTCGCTGGTGGCGCTGCACCTCGCGGTGCAGGCGCTGCGGGCGGGGGAGTGCGACCTGGCGCTGGCCGGTGGGGTGACCGTGATGGCCACCCCGGGCCTCTACATCGGATCGAGCCGGCAGCGCGCCCTCTCACCGGACGGGCGGTGCAGGTCGTTCGCCGCCGGCGCCGACGGCGCCGGGTTCTCCGAAGGCGTCGGCTGGCTGCTCGTCGAGCGGTTGTCGGACGCCCGCCGTAACGGCCACCGTGTCCTCGGCGTGGTCCGCGGCTCCGCCGTCAACCAGGACGGCGCGTCGAACGGGCTGACCGCGCCGAACGGGCCGGCGCAGCAGCGGGTGATCAGCCAGGCCCTGGCCTCGGCGCGGCTGTCCACCGCGGACGTCGACGTGCTTGAGGCGCACGGAACCGGCACCAAGCTGGGCGACCCGATCGAGGCCCAGGCGCTCATCGCCACGTACGGGCAGGACCGCGGGGAGGCCCCGCCGCTGCTGCTCGGCTCGGTGAAGTCGAACATCGGCCACGCCCAGGCCGCTGCCGGGGTGGCCGGGGTGATCAAGATCGTGCTCGCCATGCGGCACGGGATCGTCCCGGCGACGCTGCACGTCGACGCGCCGTCCCCGCACATCGACTGGACGGCCGGCGCGGTGGAACTGGCCGTCGAGGCGCGGCCGTGGCCCGAGACGGGCCGGGTCCGACGGGCCGCCGTCTCCTCCTTCGGCATCTCCGGCACCAACGCCCACGTGATCATCGAGCAGCCGGCCGAGCCGGCCGAGGACCGCCCGACCGACTCCGCCCCCGGCCTGGTCGCCGCCGACGCGCTGCTCTGGCCGGTGTCGGCCCGGTCGAAGGCCGCCCTGGTCGGGCAGGCTGCCCGGCTGACGTCGTACCTGCGGGAGCGGGAGGGGCTGGACCCGGCCGCGGTCAGCTGGTCCCTGGCGGCCACCCGGTCGACGTTCGACCACCGGGCCGCCGTGGTCGGATCGAGCATCGACGAGCTGCTGGCCGGGCTGGACGCGGTCGCGGCCGGTCTGCCGGCCGGGAACGTGATCAGCGGTGTGGCGTCGAGCCCCGGCGCGGGGCCGGTGTTCGTGTTCCCGGGCCAGGGTGCCCAGTCGGCGCGGATGGCCGCCGGTCTGGTCGGCCGTACGCCGGTGTTCGACGCGCGGCTGGCCGAGTGCCAGCGGGCTCTGGCTCCGTATCTGGACGTGGACCTGGTGTCGGTGCTCACCGGGGACGACGAGTCGTGGCTGGAGCGGGTCGAGGTGGTGCAGCCGGTCCTGTGGGCCGTCGGCATCGCTCTCGCCGCTGTCTGGCAGAACGCCGGGGTGACCCCGGCGGCGGTGATCGGTCATTCGCAGGGCGAGATCGGTGCCGCCTGTGTGGCGGGGATCCTGTCCCTGGACGACGCGGCGAAGGCGGTCGCGTTGCGGTCGCGGGCGCTGACCGTGCTGCGGGGTACCGGGACGATGGCGTCGGTCGACCTCTCCGCCGACGCGGTCACCGAGCGGCTGCCGGGCTTCCCCGGTGTCGGGGTGGCGGCGGTCAACGGACCGTCCACCGTCGTGGTGTCCGGCCCGCCGCAGCACGTCGCCGATCTGGTCGAGGCATGTCAGGCCGAGGGGATCCGGGCGCGCCTGATCCCGGTGGACTACGCGTCGCACTCGCCGGCGGTGCAGGAGGTCGCCGAGCAACTCCGCGCCGACCTGGCCGACATCGCTCCGCAGCCCGGTCACACCCGCCTGGTCTCCACCCTGACCGGGGACTGGGCCGACCCGATCTCCATGGGCGCCGACCACTGGTACGACAACCTGCGTCAGACGGTGCTCTTCGACCCGGCGGTGCGGGTGGCGGTCGCCGCCGGCCACACCACGTTCGTCGAGATCAGCCCGCATCCCGTGCTGACGATGCCGGTGACGGCCATCCTGGACGACACCGGGGTCACCGGCCACACGCTGGGCAGCCTGCGGCGTGACGACGACGACCCGACCCGGCTGCTGACCAGCCTGGCAACCGCGCACGCCATCGGCCTGCCGGTCGACCTGACGAGCGTCCTCCCCGCCACGGCCACCGTCGACCTGCCCACGTACGCCTTCGACCACCACCGGTACTGGCCCGCGCCGCCGGTCTTCCCCACCGGGCCCGACGACGAGCCGGACATCGACCGGTGGCGCTACCGGGTCACCTGGCAGGCCGTTCCCGACTTGCCGCTGACCTGGCTCGCCGGCACCTGGCTCGTTCCGGTACCCGCGGCGCTGGGCGAGGACCCCCTGGTCACCGACGTGCTGGCGGCACTCGGCAACTTCGGCGCGGACGTCGTACCCGTGGAGCTGGACGCCACCGACGACCCGGCGGCGCAGGCCGAGCGGCTGCGCGCCGCGCTTCCCGGCCCGGACGGGCCCGTCGCCGTGCTCTCACTGTTGGGCCTGGACGAGCGGGCACACCCGGAGCATCCCGCGACCTCGCTGGCCGTCTCGGGCACCGCCCTGCTGGTGCAGGCGCTCGGGTCGCTCGGCGTCGAGGCGCCGCTGTGGTGTGCGACCCGGAGGGCCGTCGCGGTCTGCGCCGACGACCCGCCGCCGCACCCGGTCGCCGCCGCCGTGTGGGGGCTCGGCCGCGCGGTCGCCCTCGAACACCCCGGCCGCTGGGGCGGCCTGCTCGACCTGCCGGACACCCTCGACCCGCAGACCGGCGCCCTGCTCTGCGCGGCACTCGGCGACAGCGGCGGCGAGGACCAGTTCGCCGAGGACCAACCAGCCGACGGTGGCGGCGAGGACCAGCTCGCCGTCCGCGACTCCGGAGTCTTCGTCCGCCGACTCGCCCGGATCACCGAGCCTGAGCCGACCGCGTCCGCCGAGACCGGGGACGACGCCTGGCGGATGCGCGGCACCGTGCTGATCACCGGCGGCACCGGTGGGCTGGGCGGGCATCTGGCCCGCTGGGCGGCCCGCTGCGGCGCCGCGCACGTCCTGCTGGCCAGCCGGCGCGGCCCGGACGCCCCGGGCGCCGCCGAGCTGGAGGCGGAGCTGACCGACCTGGGCGTACGGGTCACCGTGGCCCGCTGCGACGTCACCGACCGGGCGCAGGTGGCCGACCTGCTCGCCGCTGCCCCCGGGGACGCCCCGGTGACCGCCGTGCTGCACACCGCCGCCGTCCTCGACGACGGGATCGTCGACACCGTCACTCCGCAGCGCCTGCACACCGTCGCCGCGCCCAAGTGCGCCGCCGCGCTGCACCTCGACGAGCTGACCCGGGACCTCGACCTGGACGCCTTCGTGCTGTTCTCCTCGGTCGCCGGCACCACCGGCAACGCCGGGCAGGGCGCGTACGGGGCGGCAAACGCGTTCCTCGACGCCCTCGCCGAGCGGCGCCGGGCCGAGGGCCGACCGGCACTCTCGGTGGCCTGGGGCGCGTGGAGCGGGGCCGGCCTGCCCGCCGACAACGAACGCGCCCAGCAGCGGCTGCGTCGGGGCGGCATGGTCGGCATGGACCCCGGCCTGGCCGTCGAGGCCCTCGCCCGGGCGCTGCGGCGTGGCGAGACCACGACCATGGTCGCCGACATCGACTGGGCCCGGTTCGCCCCCGCGTTCACCCTGGTCCGGCCCAGCCCGCTGATCGGTGACCTCGCCGAGGTGGGCGAGGCGACCCGGCAGGTCCCGCAGACCGCCGAGGATGAGGCGGACGTACCGTCGGCGCTGGCCCGGCGGCTCACCGGGCTCGCCCCGGCGGAGCGCACCGCGGCGCTGCTGGAGCTGGTCCGCCAGTGCGCGGCGACCGCGCTCGGCTACGGCGCGGCCGACGACATCCCGGCCACCCTGCCCTTCCGTGACCTCGGCCTGGACTCGCTGACCGCCGTGGACATGCGCAACTTCCTGGCCGCCGCCACCGACCTGCGGCTGCCCGCCACGCTCGCCTTCGACTACCCGAACCCGACGGTGCTCGCCGCACACCTCGACGAACTGCTCACCGGGGCAGCGCCGGACGTCGCCACCCCCGCCCCGGCAGCCACGGCCGAGGACGACGAGCCGATCGCCATCGTGGCGATGAGCTGCCGCCTGCCCGGCGGGGCGGACACCCCGGAGCAGCTGTGGCAGCTCCTCGCCGGCGGCGGCGACGCGATCGGCGAGTTCCCCACCGACCGGGGCTGGGACCTCGACCGGCTCTTCGACTCCGACCCGGAGAAGGAAGGCACCAGCTACGCCCGCGAGGGCGGCTTCGTCACCGGCGCCGCCGACTTCGACCCCGGGTTCTTCGGCATCAGCCCCCGCGAGGCCCTGGCCATGGACCCGCAGCAGCGGCTGCTGCTGGAGGCGTCCTGGGAGGCGATCGAGCGCGCCGGAATCGACCCGCAGGCGCTGCGCGGCAGCCCCACCGGCGTCTTCGTCGGCACCAACTACCAGGACTACCGGAACCTCATGTTCAGCGCCGAGGGCGCCGAGGGGCACCTGATGACCGGCAACGCCGGCAGCGTGCTCTCCGGCCGGGTGTCGTACACCCTCGGGCTTGAGGGGCCCGCCGTCTCGGTCGACACCGCCTGCTCGTCGTCGCTGGTCGCGCTGCACTGGGCCTGCCAGGCGCTGCGCCGCTCGGAGTGCTCCCTCGCCCTCGTCGGCGGCGTCACCGTCATGTCCACCCCCGGGGTCTTCGTCGGTTTCAGCCGGCAGCGGGGGCTCGCCCCGGACAGCCGGGTCAAGGCCTTCGCCTCCGCCGCCGACGGCACCAGCTGGGGCGAGGGCCTCGGCCTGCTCCTGGTCGAGCGGCTCTCCGACGCCCGCCGCAACGGCCACCCGGTGCTCGCGGTGATCCGGGGCAGCGCCGTCAACCAGGACGGCGCGTCCAACGGCCTCACCGCGCCGAACGGGCCGTCGCAGCAGCGGGTGATCCGGCAGGCGCTCGCCAACGCCGGCCTCACCCCGGCGGACGTGGACGCCGTCGAGGCGCACGGCACCGGCACCAGGCTCGGCGACCCGATCGAGGCGCAGGCCCTGCTCGCCACCTACGGCCGGGAGCGGCCCGCCGACCAGCCGCTCTGGCTCGGTTCGATCAAGTCGAACATCGGGCACACCCAGGCCGCCGCCGGGGTCGCCGGGATCATCAAGATGGTGCTGGCCCTGCGGCACGGCTACCTGCCGCAGACCCTGCACGTCGACGAGCCGACCAACCAGGTGGACTGGACCGTCGGCGCGGTCGAACTGCTCGGCGAGGGCCGCCCGTGGCCGGTCACCGGCCACCCGCGCCGGGCGGCCGTCTCCTCGTTCGGAATCAGCGGCACCAACGCGCACACCATCCTGGAGCAGGCCCCGGAGCCGTCCGTCGCGGCGCAGCCGACGGGGGACCCGGCCCGGCTGCCGGTGGCGCCGGTGCTGCTGTCGGGGCGTACCACGGTCGCGCTGGCCGCCCAGGCGGGCCGCTGGGCCGACCAGCTCACCGGGCTGGAAGCACCCCGGACGGTCGACGTCGGCTGGTCGTCGGCGATCTCCCGGGCCACCCTGGAGCACCGGGCCGTCGTCCTCGCCACCGACCGGATCGCGCTGGGCGCCGGGCTACGTGCCCTCGGCACCGGTGAGGACTCGCCGCTGGTGGTCACCGGCGTGGCCGCGTCCCGGCCGAAGGTGGCGTACCTGTTCTCCGGGCAGGGGGCCCAGCGGGCCGGGATGGGTCGCGAGCTGGCCGAGGCGTTCCCCGTCTTCGCCGCCGCGCTGGACGAGGTCTGCGCCGTTCTCGACCCGCACCTGCCCCGCCCGCTGAAGCCGGTGCTCTTCGCCGAGGCCGGCACCCCGGACGCCGAGTCGCTGGACCGCACCGAGTTCACCCAGCCGGCGCTCTTCGCCGTCGAGGTGGCGCTGTTCCGGCTGCTGGAGGCGTGGGGGGTCCGCCCCGACGCGGTCGCCGGGCACTCCATCGGCGAGTTCGCCGCCGCCCACGCCGCCGGGGTGTTGTCCCTGGCCGACGCCGCCGAGCTGGTCGCCGCCCGGGGCCGGCTGATGCAGGCGTTGCCGGCCGGCGGGGCGATGCTCGCCATCGCGGCCACCGAGGCCGAGGTGACCGCCGCGCTCGGCGACCGCGCCGACCGTGTCTCGGTCGCCGCCGTCAACGGTCCCACCGCCGTCGTGGTGTCCGGGGCCGGCGACGCCGTCGAGGAACTGGCCGCCGAGTGGACCGCCCGGGGCGTCCGGATCCGGCGGTTGACCGTCAGCCACGCGTTCCACAGTCCACTGATGGACCCGGTGCTCGACGACCTCACCGCCGTCGCCGGGCGGCTGCGGTACCAGGCCCCGACCATTCCGATGATCTCCACCGTCACCGGCGCGCCGGTCGACGCGACGGAGATCGGCACGTCGGAGTACTGGGTACGGCACGCCCGCGACGCCGTGCGCTTCGCCGACGCCGTCGCGGCGCTGCGGGAGCGCAACGTCACCGGCTACGTCGAGATCGGCCCGGACGGGGTGCTCACCGCCCTCGCCCAGGCCGTCCTGGCCGAGGACGCCCCGACCGGCGGCCGGGCCCCGCTGGTCGTGCCCGCCCTGCGCCGGGACCGTTCCGAGCCGAACACCCTGCTGCGGGCGGTCGCCGCGCTGCACACTCACGGCGTGTCCCCGGACTGGTCCACCCTCTACGAGGGCACCGGCGCCCAGCGGGTCGACCTGCCCACCTACACGTTCGACCGGCAGCGCTACTGGCCGGAACCGCCGCCGTGGGCCGCCCTGGCGGCCGAGGACGACCGCACCGAGGTCGAGCGCCGTTTCTGGGCGGCGGTGGAGGCCGAGGACCTCGAATCGCTGGCCCGCGATCTGGACGTGCACCGGGACCAGCCGTTCGGGACCGTGCTGCCGGCCCTGTCCGCGTGGCGGCGACGTGGCCGGGAAAGATCTCTTGTGGACGGATCCCGGTACCGGGTCGTCTGGGAGCCCATCGCGGAGGCCCCGGAGGAGCAGGACCCCGGCCGCTGGCTGGTGCTGCTGCCCGCCGACCGGGCGGACGACCCGGGTCTGGACTCCTGCACCTGGACCCTCGGCACGGACGTGACCACCGTGCCCGTGGACACCGCCGCCGACCCCGACGGGCTGTGCGGACAACTCACCGACGTGCTCACCGAGGCGCTCGGCGCGGGCGCCGGCCCACTGTCGATCCTCTCCTTCCTCGGCCTGGACGAAGCCCCGCACGCCGAACACCCGGCGCTGCCCCGCGGCCTCGCCGCGACCGTGCACCTGCTCCAGCAGCTGACCGACCTCAACGCCTCGGCCCGGCTCTGGTGCGTCACCCAGGGCGCCGTCGGAGTCGGCGAGGGTGAGGTCCCGGCCAACCCCCGGCAGGCGATGCTGTGGGGACTGGGCCGGGTGGCCGCGCTGGAGCAGCCCGCCCGCTGGGCCGGGCTGGTCGACCTTCCCATCGACCTCGAGCCCTGGACGGCGATGCGGCTCGGTGGCATCCTCACCGGCGGTGGCGCCGAGGACCAGCTCGCCGTCCGCGAGTCCGGCGTGCTGGTCCGGCGGCTCGCCCCGGCCGTCACCGCCGGGGAGCCCGAGCCGTGGCAGCCCCGGGGCACCGTGCTGATCACCGGTGGCACCGGCGCGCTCGGCGGGCACGTGGCCCGCTGGGTGGCCGGCGCCGGCGCGGAACGGGTCGTGCTGACCAGCCGACGTGGCACCGACACCCCGGGCGCGACCGAGCTGCTCGCCGAGCTGACCGGCCTCGGAGTGGACTGCCGGGTCGCCCGGTGTGACGCCGCCGACCGGAGCGCGGTGGCCGAGCTCCTGGCCGACCTGCGGCGGGAGGGACCGCCGCTGCGCGCGGTGCTGCACGCCGCGGGGGTCAGCGAGGTGGTGCCGCTGGCCGACACCACCCTGGAGGACCTGGCGTACGTCATCGCCCCGAAGCTGTCCGGCGCCGAGCATCTCGACGAGCTGCTCGACGGCGCCGAACTGGACGCGTTCGTGCTCTTCTCGTCCATCTCGGCAGTGTGGGGCAGCGGCGGGCAAGGCGCGTACGCGGCCGGCAACGCCTACCTGGACGCACTCGCCGAGCGGCGGCGCGGCCGGGGCCTGGCAGCCACCTCCGTCGCCTGGGGGCCGTGGACCGAGTCGGGCATGTTCACCGAGGGCGCGCCGGAGCAGCTGCGCCGCCGTGGCCTGCGGGTGATGCCGCCGGGCGTGGCGATGGCCGGGCTGCGGCACGCCCTGGCGGCCGGTGACACCTGCGTCACCGTCGCCGACGTCGACTGGGCCGTCTTCCAGCCGCTGTTCACCGTGCTGCGGCCCAGCCCGCTGCTGGCGGACCTGCCGGCAGTACGCGCGCTGGCTCTTACTCCCGCCGACCCGGCGGACGCGTCCGCGCCCGTCGCCCGGGACCTGCTCGCCGGGTTGCGGGCGCTGCCCGGCGACGAACGGCGGGCCGCGCTGCTGGAGATGGTGCGGGTCGACGCGGCCAAGGTGCTCGGTCACTCCTCGGGCGACGTGATCGAGACCGACCGGGGTTTCCTGGACCTCGGCTTCGACTCGCTCACCGCCGTGGAGCTGCGCAACCTGCTCACCGCGGCGACCGGGCACGACCTGCCCACCACGGTCGTCTTCGACTACCCGACCCCGGCCGGCCTGGCCGACCACCTTTACGAGGAGCTCTTCGGAAACGGTGGCGGCGACGCCGGTGACGGTGGCGACGAGGAGTCGGTCCGCCGGGCCCTCGCCGCGATCCCGCTGGACGAGCTGCGTCAGGCGGGCCTGCTCGACCAGCTGCTCCAGTTGGCCCGCACGAGCGCCGGCCCGGTGGCCGTGGCGCCCGCCGCCCCGGCCGCGTCCCCCGCGCCCGAGGCCCAGATCCGCGAACTCGACGTCGCCGGCCTGGTCCGGATGGCCCTGGAAGGCTCCGACTCGTGA